The Impatiens glandulifera chromosome 3, dImpGla2.1, whole genome shotgun sequence genome contains a region encoding:
- the LOC124930748 gene encoding protein SLOW WALKER 1 produces MAEQELVKTYPVKAKLKPNTNTSESNPESRFWKSFKPQPLGKPLISSITSLSFSPISPHDFAATHSATVTLFSSQTIEPKSTISAFSDTATSASYRSDGRLIAAGSHSGVIKVFDVKSRTSLRHLRNHSRPVHLVKFPRVDKLHLISGGDDAVVKYWDVATETPIYNLLGHKDYVRCGDGSPASDDMFVTGSYDHSIKVWDVRVSSNRTSVMDLKHGSPVEDVIFLPSGGLIATAGGNSVKIWDVIGGGKLLYSMESHNKTVTSICVGKIGKEGGEEARILSVSLDGYLKAFDYGKFKITYSMRFPSPLLSVAFSPDTSTRIVGSSNGIIYAGKRKTKKTEDNALMELEPVKRSLRPSYFRYFQRGQNEKPTEGDYAIMKPKKVKLSAHDKLLKKFRHKEALVAVLEGKNPEEVVAVMEELVARKKLMRCVSNLEIEELGLLLGFLQKYSTVPRFAGLLLRLTKKVVEMRVEDINGFDDTLKGHIRNLKRSVDEEIRVQECLQEVQGIISPLLRIAGRTTPTSISS; encoded by the coding sequence ATGGCGGAACAAGAACTTGTGAAGACTTACCCAGTGAAAGCAAAGCTCAAGCCAAACACAAACACTTCTGAATCAAACCCAGAATCCAGATTCTGGAAATCATTCAAACCGCAGCCGCTAGGCAAACCTTTAATCTCTTCAATCACATCTCTCTCATTCTCTCCTATCAGTCCTCACGATTTCGCCGCCACTCATTCAGCCACCGTTACCCTATTCTCTTCCCAAACTATCGAACCCAAGTCTACCATCTCCGCCTTCAGCGATACCGCCACTTCCGCCTCTTACCGATCAGATGGCCGCCTCATCGCTGCTGGGTCTCACTCCGGAGTCATCAAAGTATTCGACGTCAAGAGCCGAACTTCTCTCCGTCATCTCCGCAACCATTCAAGGCCGGTCCACCTCGTCAAGTTCCCGCGCGTTGACAAGCTTCATCTCATCTCCGGCGGTGATGACGCGGTCGTCAAGTATTGGGATGTTGCGACCGAAACCCCTATTTACAATCTCCTAGGTCACAAAGATTACGTTCGGTGCGGAGATGGATCCCCAGCTAGTGATGATATGTTTGTCACAGGTTCTTATGATCATTCAATTAAGGTTTGGGATGTTAGGGTTTCTTCAAATAGAACCTCTGTTATGGATCTCAAACATGGAAGCCCGGTGGAGGATGTGATATTCCTGCCATCCGGTGGGTTAATAGCAACTGCTGGAGGGAATTCAGTGAAGATCTGGGATGTAATTGGAGGTGGGAAACTGTTGTATTCAATGGAGAGTCATAACAAGACTGTAACTTCAATCTGTGTAGGAAAGATTGGGAAAGAAGGTGGTGAAGAAGCTCGAATACTGAGTGTTTCATTAGATGGGTATTTGAAAGCTTTTGATTATGGAAAATTCAAGATAACATATTCAATGAGGTTCCCTTCACCATTGTTATCAGTTGCATTCTCTCCAGATACATCAACCAGAATTGTAGGTTCTTCAAATGGGATTATATATGCAGGAAAAAGGAAAACCAAGAAGACTGAGGATAATGCCCTAATGGAGTTAGAACCTGTTAAACGATCTTTAAGGCCATCGTATTTCCGGTATTTCCAAAGAGGGCAAAACGAGAAGCCTACTGAGGGTGATTATGCGATAATGAAGCCGAAGAAGGTGAAGTTGTCTGCCCACGATAAGTTGCTGAAGAAGTTTAGGCATAAGGAAGCTTTGGTGGCTGTTTTGGAAGGGAAGAATCCAGAGGAAGTGGTGGCGGTTATGGAGGAGCTTGTGGCTAGGAAGAAGTTGATGAGATGTGTTTCGAATTTGGAGATTGAAGAGCTCGGTTTGCTTTTGGGTTTCTTGCAGAAGTATTCGACAGTGCCGAGATTTGCAGGATTGTTGTTGAGGTTAACGAAGAAGGTGGTGGAGATGAGGGTTGAAGATATAAATGGTTTCGATGATACATTGAAAGGGCATATTAGGAATTTGAAAAGATCAGTTGATGAAGAGATAAGAGTTCAAGAGTGTTTGCAGGAAGTACAAGGGATCATCTCACCTTTGTTGAGGATTGCTGGGAGGACTACTCCAACTAGTATTTCTTCTTAA